From Verrucomicrobiales bacterium, one genomic window encodes:
- a CDS encoding serine/threonine protein kinase, translated as MSDENLTALLSRGDSALAPEVERHLSSCARCQSRLDSLAGLAELPKALPPTLSPASLGPLSQLLAALRSQTAEPGSPPPRGESVELSASPVEGALGEFAGYTLLERVAEGGMGIVYRAYDPQLARMVAVKVLRPSMAGSEQSRLRFVREARAAAAIAHEHVVAIHAVGEFRGLPFLVMSFIKGQSLEKRMATSKLSLVELLRIGAQTARGLAAAHAQGLIHRDIKPGNILLENSVERVKLVDFGLARAIEDTSLTQLGVVAGTPEFMAPEQVRGEAISARVDQFALGCVLYVAASGISPFRCDTTMATLRRILETEAKPLHELDSKSYPSWFGGLVERLMAKQAGERFSSMTEVAELFESCLRDVKEGRIPSDTCSGKDSPSRGRGAGLSRTILAGGAGLLLVLALWAGWPRPAETQTGPGETSERTGPTTAVFHIERGAGLPPMVFSNLADAVTAAREGDTIVLPFSGDYTTSGLRLGQKALRFHAPPGSHPILTLAAGERAMIHAEADLVLEGIELRAPGNGSDRLLPGDIPATGLRVKPSVARFDRLDVLVYMEGGRLTVRGCRFAAPPPPSTFSTLVALENCPEARFEHSEFFNFGGVAVSWRRREAQGGRSLAASQPAAIAFTNSLLVGRDGVLLGANEGARCTWTLERSTVLGLGLYRVLASADHALVLRNSVLALRQALSFDVRRTGGMRAASLACSNLVLITSPQFADVDTVREKDADLLGPFPLDGLARQVRARLTLGLKRKATDYQTLLADFPTITPAEAKKLPERTPVWTLIGPGTGWQMLSQGSTNSLAPIPR; from the coding sequence TTGAGCGATGAGAACCTCACTGCGCTTCTCTCTCGTGGTGATTCAGCACTGGCGCCGGAAGTAGAACGGCATCTGTCGTCGTGTGCTCGGTGTCAGAGCCGCCTGGACTCCTTGGCGGGACTCGCTGAGTTGCCGAAGGCTCTCCCTCCAACCCTGAGCCCTGCTTCGCTCGGGCCCCTTTCCCAACTCCTGGCGGCCCTCCGTTCCCAAACTGCCGAACCGGGATCGCCGCCGCCCCGAGGCGAGTCGGTGGAGCTGTCGGCGTCACCGGTGGAAGGGGCGCTCGGCGAGTTCGCGGGCTACACCTTGTTGGAGCGCGTGGCGGAGGGGGGGATGGGAATCGTGTACCGCGCCTATGACCCCCAGCTGGCTCGGATGGTCGCGGTCAAGGTCCTGCGGCCGTCCATGGCCGGATCCGAGCAGTCACGGCTCCGCTTCGTTCGGGAAGCGAGGGCGGCCGCGGCGATTGCTCATGAGCATGTCGTGGCGATTCACGCGGTGGGGGAGTTTCGAGGTCTGCCCTTCCTGGTGATGAGTTTCATCAAGGGGCAATCCCTGGAGAAACGGATGGCCACCTCAAAGCTTTCGTTGGTCGAGCTGCTTCGGATTGGGGCGCAGACCGCCCGAGGGCTGGCTGCCGCCCATGCCCAAGGGTTGATTCATCGCGACATCAAGCCAGGGAACATCCTGCTCGAGAACTCGGTGGAGCGAGTGAAGCTGGTCGACTTCGGTCTGGCCCGCGCGATTGAAGACACCAGTCTGACTCAGCTGGGGGTGGTCGCGGGCACGCCTGAGTTTATGGCTCCCGAGCAGGTAAGGGGTGAGGCGATCTCGGCGCGAGTGGATCAATTCGCCTTGGGCTGTGTGCTCTACGTAGCCGCTTCGGGGATAAGCCCATTTCGGTGCGACACCACAATGGCCACGCTCCGCCGGATCTTGGAAACGGAAGCGAAGCCTCTCCACGAGCTCGACTCCAAAAGCTATCCATCGTGGTTCGGTGGGCTGGTGGAGCGGTTGATGGCCAAGCAGGCGGGTGAACGTTTTTCCTCGATGACCGAGGTGGCGGAGCTGTTCGAATCATGTCTGCGGGATGTGAAAGAGGGGCGAATTCCAAGTGATACCTGTTCGGGGAAGGACTCTCCTTCGAGAGGGCGGGGGGCGGGGTTGTCGAGGACGATTCTGGCCGGCGGAGCTGGCTTGCTTCTGGTGCTGGCGCTCTGGGCTGGGTGGCCGCGCCCGGCAGAAACTCAAACGGGCCCGGGGGAGACTTCTGAACGTACGGGGCCAACCACCGCCGTGTTTCACATCGAACGCGGAGCAGGTTTGCCACCGATGGTCTTTTCCAATCTTGCCGATGCGGTCACGGCCGCTCGGGAAGGCGACACCATCGTGCTGCCATTTAGCGGCGACTATACCACTTCCGGGCTTCGTCTCGGTCAGAAAGCGCTTCGGTTTCATGCTCCCCCGGGGTCGCATCCTATTCTCACATTGGCCGCCGGTGAGAGGGCCATGATTCACGCGGAGGCGGATCTGGTGTTGGAAGGCATCGAGCTGCGCGCGCCGGGAAATGGGTCGGATCGGCTGCTCCCGGGCGATATTCCCGCCACCGGTCTACGGGTGAAGCCCTCCGTGGCACGCTTCGATCGACTGGACGTTTTGGTGTACATGGAGGGTGGCCGACTAACCGTTCGGGGATGCCGGTTCGCGGCCCCGCCCCCTCCTTCCACGTTCAGCACCCTGGTCGCCCTCGAGAACTGTCCGGAGGCCAGGTTCGAACACTCCGAGTTTTTCAACTTCGGCGGGGTGGCGGTCTCGTGGCGGCGTCGCGAGGCTCAGGGCGGTCGGTCGCTGGCTGCCTCGCAACCAGCTGCGATCGCTTTTACCAATTCACTCCTGGTTGGACGCGACGGAGTTCTGCTGGGTGCGAATGAGGGTGCGCGGTGCACCTGGACACTGGAGCGGTCTACCGTCCTGGGCTTGGGGCTCTATCGTGTGCTCGCCTCGGCGGACCATGCGTTGGTGCTGCGGAATTCGGTTCTCGCCTTGCGGCAGGCGCTCAGCTTCGACGTTCGTCGAACGGGAGGAATGCGAGCAGCATCGCTGGCGTGCAGCAATCTGGTGTTGATCACCTCGCCCCAGTTTGCCGACGTGGATACAGTGCGCGAAAAGGACGCGGACTTGCTTGGCCCCTTTCCTCTGGATGGCTTGGCTCGTCAGGTTCGAGCACGCCTGACCTTGGGATTGAAACGTAAAGCTACGGACTATCAAACCCTGCTGGCGGACTTTCCGACGATCACTCCAGCCGAGGCCAAGAAGCTGCCTGAGCGGACCCCGGTGTGGACCCTCATTGGCCCAGGGACAGGCTGGCAGATGCTCTCACAGGGATCCACCAATAGCCTCGCTCCCATCCCAAGGTAG
- a CDS encoding low specificity L-threonine aldolase, producing MIQSPTHIRHFASDNYAGVCPEAWEALAEANQGHAPSYGEDPWTAKAADLIRDLFETRCEVFFTFNGTAANSLSLASVCQSYHSILCHETAHLETDECGAPEFFSNGTKVLLLSGDDGKIEPSGIERMVKKRIDIHYPKPRAVSLTQSTELGTVYSVEEIKTIWAMCKRHGLKLHMDGARFSNAVAALGVTPKEITWQAGVDVLCFGGTKNGMPVGEAVVFFNLDLAKEFDYRCKQAGQLASKMRFLSAPWVGMLKNGAWLKHASNANAMAALLETELRKVQGIKILFPRQANAVFVELPAGKPEALRELGWRFYQFIGQGGCRFMCAWDTTEQDVRQLVADIQKALASN from the coding sequence ATGATTCAAAGTCCAACTCACATTCGTCACTTCGCCAGCGACAACTATGCGGGGGTCTGCCCCGAAGCCTGGGAGGCGCTGGCCGAAGCGAATCAAGGTCATGCCCCGAGCTACGGCGAGGATCCCTGGACCGCCAAGGCGGCGGATCTCATTCGGGATCTCTTTGAGACTCGATGCGAGGTCTTTTTCACCTTCAACGGCACGGCCGCCAACTCACTTTCACTGGCCTCCGTCTGTCAGTCCTACCACAGCATTCTTTGTCACGAGACCGCCCACTTGGAAACCGACGAATGTGGGGCGCCAGAGTTCTTCTCGAACGGAACGAAGGTGCTCCTGCTGTCCGGGGACGACGGAAAAATCGAACCCTCGGGTATCGAACGCATGGTCAAGAAGCGTATTGATATCCACTATCCGAAGCCCCGGGCGGTGAGCCTCACGCAATCCACCGAGCTGGGAACTGTTTACTCGGTGGAGGAAATCAAGACCATTTGGGCCATGTGCAAGCGCCACGGGTTGAAGCTGCACATGGACGGCGCGCGCTTCTCCAACGCCGTCGCCGCCTTGGGGGTGACGCCCAAGGAGATCACTTGGCAAGCGGGTGTGGATGTCCTGTGCTTTGGCGGGACCAAGAACGGAATGCCCGTTGGCGAGGCGGTGGTTTTCTTCAACCTAGATCTGGCCAAGGAGTTTGATTATCGTTGCAAGCAGGCAGGGCAACTCGCGTCGAAGATGCGGTTTCTCTCGGCCCCGTGGGTGGGCATGTTGAAGAATGGCGCTTGGCTTAAGCACGCGAGCAACGCCAATGCCATGGCCGCGCTGTTGGAAACCGAGCTCCGCAAGGTTCAAGGAATCAAGATCCTCTTCCCGCGGCAAGCGAACGCCGTGTTTGTCGAGTTGCCGGCAGGCAAGCCGGAGGCGCTGCGGGAACTGGGCTGGCGGTTCTATCAGTTCATCGGTCAAGGCGGCTGCCGCTTCATGTGCGCCTGGGACACCACCGAGCAAGACGTGCGTCAGCTCGTGGCCGACATCCAGAAGGCTTTGGCGAGCAACTAG
- a CDS encoding acyltransferase produces MSTQRSHAMDHLRIVLTLLVILHHTAIAYGGSGGWYWREQPNGSQPLLLFFNAINQSHFMGFFFLLAGYFTPSSLDRKGASRFIQDRLLRLGVPLLIYFFILSPLTIALARTSRGEPFWSGWWARFTGGSFGPGPLWFAQSLLIFSAGYLAWRRLRAHRSDAGPELPRFRTLAVTAVTLGLLSFAVRLVLPVGKEVGWMQLGYFPCYVYLFAAGCAAERSKLLERITFEQARPWLWVTLAALVSLPAVILTRQGKGAFEGGWSWNAFFYALWDPFMAWGIILGSLWAAQRYWSAPSRLTSWLAQQAYPAFIIHPPVIVGLSLLAARWNEHPMLKFVVVGAGASLLSFVIGASLRRLPGAGRVL; encoded by the coding sequence ATGTCCACTCAGCGAAGCCACGCCATGGATCACTTGCGGATCGTGCTGACGCTCCTGGTGATTCTTCACCACACGGCCATTGCCTACGGGGGCTCGGGCGGTTGGTATTGGCGGGAGCAACCCAACGGTTCCCAGCCCTTGCTCCTTTTCTTCAATGCGATCAACCAAAGCCATTTCATGGGTTTCTTCTTTCTGTTGGCGGGTTATTTCACCCCGTCCTCCTTGGATCGAAAGGGAGCAAGCCGTTTCATACAGGATCGTTTGCTCCGTCTGGGGGTGCCACTTCTGATCTATTTTTTTATTCTGTCTCCACTAACCATCGCCCTCGCCAGGACCAGCCGGGGAGAACCTTTTTGGAGCGGCTGGTGGGCCAGGTTCACTGGCGGAAGTTTTGGCCCCGGGCCTTTATGGTTCGCGCAATCATTGTTGATTTTCTCCGCCGGCTACCTGGCTTGGCGACGCCTTCGAGCACATCGATCCGACGCCGGCCCGGAACTTCCGCGATTCAGAACTCTCGCCGTAACCGCGGTGACGCTCGGGTTACTTTCCTTCGCAGTGAGGTTGGTTCTGCCCGTCGGCAAAGAGGTGGGTTGGATGCAGTTAGGATACTTCCCTTGTTACGTTTACCTTTTTGCCGCCGGCTGTGCTGCCGAACGATCCAAACTGCTCGAGAGGATCACCTTCGAACAGGCACGACCCTGGTTGTGGGTCACCTTGGCGGCGCTGGTAAGCTTGCCCGCCGTAATACTGACCCGGCAGGGAAAAGGGGCCTTCGAAGGGGGCTGGAGTTGGAACGCGTTCTTTTATGCGCTGTGGGACCCCTTCATGGCTTGGGGGATTATTCTCGGCTCGCTGTGGGCAGCGCAACGCTACTGGTCGGCACCGAGTCGGCTCACGAGCTGGCTGGCTCAGCAGGCCTACCCCGCCTTCATCATTCATCCTCCCGTAATCGTCGGTCTAAGCTTGCTGGCCGCCCGCTGGAATGAACACCCGATGCTCAAGTTCGTGGTGGTCGGCGCGGGCGCTTCGCTTCTGAGCTTTGTAATCGGAGCATCGCTCCGTCGACTCCCTGGTGCTGGGCGGGTTCTGTAA
- a CDS encoding multidrug efflux RND transporter permease subunit yields MNFSHFFIKRPIFAGVLSILILVVGAIALWKLPISEYPEVVPPSVVVRAAYPGANPKTIAETVAAPLEQAINGVENSLYLYSQAASDGVMTLTVTFKLGTDVDKAQVQVQNRVSQALPKLPEEVRRIGVTTTKQSPDLTMVAHLYSPGGRYDEVYLRNYATLQVKDVLARIPGVGTVEIFGAGEYAMRVWLDPNQVAARGLTAGDVVQAIREQNVQVAAGAVGQQPIGRSVDSELQINTKGRLVTEEEFGEIIVKTGANGEKTLLKDLARVELGSSGYSLRSLLDNQTAVALPIFQAPGANAIQLSDDVRKTLAELRKNFPDGIDFAVVYDPTVFVRKSIRAVITTLVEAILLVVIVVILFLQTWRASIIPLAAVPVSLVGTFAAMHALGFSINALSLFGLVLAIGIVVDDAIVVVENVERNIALGLSPVDATKKAMNEVTGPIIATALVLCAVFIPTAFISGLTGQFYKQFAITIAISTLISAFNSLTLSPALSAILLRRHDAPPDRPTRILNFLLGWIFRPFNRLFHRAGLLYATGVTQTIRKTALALLLYAGLVVLTGWAFNKVPTGFVPIQDKQYIVAFAQLPDASSLDRTEEVIRRMSDLALKQPGVEHAVAFPGLSINGFAVTPNAGAVFITLKPFEERRTPNLSGIAIAGALNEQFGAIKEAFVMCVPPPPVNGLGMLGGFKMFVQDRADVGFDALFQNTQALIGKGYQTPGLAGLFSTFTVNVPQVDAEVDRVKAKAQGVPLQNLFETMQVNLGSLYVNDFNRFGRTFQVIVQADAQFRERAEDITRLKTRNAKGQMVPLAALVTVSEAYGPDRVMRYNGFPAAEINGGPAPGFSSGQAEALMAGLAEANLPKGLSYEWTELTYQRILAGNTAGYIYPLCLLLVFLVLAAQYESLRLPIAIILIVPLCLLFALAGVWLSNGDNNVFTQIGLIVLVGLACKNAILIVEFAKHKQDEGMAPVPAAIEAAQLRLRPILMTSIAFIAGVYPLVTSTGAGAEMRQAMGVAVFAGMIGVTLFGLFLTPVFYTFLMRLGRKAHSQPAPDPAGPSIGKTGLAAGGTAALLTGFLVLGCGLVDAGAGVLTVGPNYTRPTNNVPAGFSDEPLGDWKEGRPADMIPRGNWWTLFQDDELNRLQERALAGNQDLKAAIARVEQARASSRQSKSAFFPDLSFDPSYARTRYSPNAGLAFPLDQAGNIRVPLDLNYELDLWGRVRRVFEASKRNTEARMAAFETIRLSLHAEVATLYFTLRSTDAELSTVQQTVTLRKEALDIVKSRFAAGGSTELEVARAETELASAESDLAVITRRRHELRTSLAVLLGEPASTLQIPTQGSFQIHVPTVPAGLPSDLLERRPDIAEAERDLAARNARIGVAKAAFFPTVKVTGFGGFESADVDTLFNWQSRIWSIGPSITLPIFQTGRNRAALRQSQAAWSEGVALYRQRVLIAFKEVQDALTASRLLKEQADAQHRALEGARRVAELSRKRYDAGFVGYLDVVESERTLLGFERATLQTAGQRLVVSVQLIKALGGGWTNQ; encoded by the coding sequence ATGAACTTCTCGCACTTTTTCATCAAGCGCCCCATTTTCGCCGGGGTCCTCTCCATCCTGATCCTGGTCGTGGGCGCCATCGCCTTGTGGAAGCTGCCCATTAGCGAGTATCCGGAAGTCGTTCCTCCTTCCGTCGTCGTCCGCGCAGCTTACCCGGGTGCCAACCCCAAAACCATCGCGGAGACGGTTGCTGCGCCGCTGGAGCAGGCCATCAACGGCGTCGAGAACTCGCTCTACCTGTATTCTCAGGCAGCGAGCGACGGCGTCATGACGCTCACTGTCACCTTCAAGCTCGGCACTGACGTCGACAAGGCGCAGGTTCAAGTGCAAAACCGCGTCTCGCAGGCCCTCCCGAAACTTCCCGAGGAGGTTCGCCGCATCGGCGTCACCACCACCAAGCAGTCCCCCGACCTCACCATGGTGGCACATCTCTATTCGCCCGGAGGTCGCTACGACGAAGTTTACCTGCGCAACTACGCCACGCTCCAGGTCAAGGATGTGCTGGCTCGCATCCCAGGGGTGGGCACCGTCGAGATTTTCGGCGCGGGTGAATATGCCATGCGCGTGTGGCTGGATCCCAACCAAGTCGCCGCCCGAGGTCTGACGGCAGGGGACGTGGTCCAGGCGATCCGCGAACAGAACGTGCAAGTGGCCGCGGGAGCGGTCGGACAACAGCCGATCGGACGGTCCGTGGACAGCGAGCTGCAAATCAACACCAAAGGACGGCTGGTCACCGAGGAGGAGTTCGGCGAGATTATCGTCAAGACCGGCGCGAACGGGGAGAAAACGCTGCTTAAGGATTTGGCGAGGGTTGAGCTGGGTTCTTCAGGCTACTCCCTCCGCTCGCTCCTCGATAACCAGACCGCCGTGGCCTTGCCCATCTTTCAGGCGCCGGGTGCCAATGCCATCCAGCTTTCGGACGATGTGCGAAAAACCCTCGCCGAGCTCCGCAAGAATTTCCCCGATGGCATCGACTTCGCCGTGGTTTATGATCCCACGGTTTTCGTCCGGAAGTCCATCCGCGCCGTCATCACCACGCTCGTCGAGGCCATCCTCTTGGTGGTCATCGTGGTGATCCTGTTTCTTCAAACCTGGCGGGCGTCGATCATCCCCCTCGCGGCGGTGCCCGTGTCGCTCGTGGGGACATTTGCGGCCATGCACGCGCTCGGGTTCAGCATCAACGCCCTTTCGCTGTTCGGACTGGTGCTCGCCATCGGCATCGTGGTCGACGATGCCATTGTGGTGGTGGAAAACGTGGAGCGAAACATCGCGCTCGGTTTGAGTCCGGTGGATGCCACCAAAAAAGCGATGAATGAAGTAACCGGACCGATCATAGCCACCGCGCTGGTACTCTGCGCTGTCTTTATTCCCACCGCCTTTATCAGCGGCCTGACCGGACAGTTTTACAAGCAGTTCGCCATTACGATCGCCATCTCCACCCTGATCTCCGCGTTCAATTCGCTCACGCTCTCGCCAGCCCTCAGCGCCATCTTGCTGCGCCGTCATGACGCTCCGCCCGACCGGCCGACGCGGATTCTGAACTTCCTGCTCGGATGGATCTTCCGCCCTTTCAACCGGCTCTTTCACCGCGCTGGCCTGCTGTATGCCACGGGGGTCACCCAGACCATCCGAAAAACCGCGCTGGCCCTGCTCCTTTATGCCGGGCTCGTGGTGCTGACCGGCTGGGCTTTCAACAAGGTGCCCACGGGCTTCGTGCCCATCCAGGACAAACAGTACATCGTGGCCTTCGCACAGTTGCCCGATGCCTCGTCGCTGGACCGCACCGAAGAGGTGATCCGACGCATGTCCGATCTCGCCCTGAAGCAGCCGGGAGTCGAGCACGCGGTCGCGTTTCCCGGGTTGAGCATCAACGGATTCGCGGTCACCCCCAACGCCGGCGCCGTCTTCATCACCCTCAAGCCATTCGAAGAGCGCCGCACGCCCAACCTCAGTGGTATCGCGATCGCCGGCGCTCTCAACGAACAGTTCGGAGCGATCAAGGAAGCCTTCGTCATGTGTGTGCCGCCGCCGCCCGTCAATGGCCTGGGCATGCTCGGCGGATTCAAGATGTTTGTCCAAGACCGGGCGGACGTCGGTTTTGATGCGCTGTTCCAAAACACCCAGGCGCTCATTGGCAAGGGATATCAGACCCCGGGCCTCGCCGGACTCTTCTCCACCTTTACGGTCAATGTGCCGCAGGTGGATGCCGAGGTGGACCGGGTCAAAGCCAAGGCCCAGGGGGTCCCCCTGCAGAATTTGTTCGAAACCATGCAGGTGAACCTCGGTTCGCTTTATGTGAACGACTTCAACCGGTTTGGTCGAACGTTCCAAGTGATCGTGCAGGCGGATGCCCAATTCCGCGAACGCGCTGAAGACATCACCCGCCTCAAAACGCGGAATGCCAAAGGTCAGATGGTCCCGCTGGCAGCCCTGGTCACCGTGAGCGAAGCCTACGGGCCGGATCGGGTGATGCGCTACAACGGATTCCCCGCCGCCGAGATCAATGGCGGCCCCGCACCCGGCTTCAGCTCCGGCCAAGCCGAGGCCCTCATGGCCGGGCTGGCCGAAGCCAACCTGCCCAAAGGCCTCTCCTATGAATGGACCGAGCTGACCTACCAACGCATCCTGGCGGGGAACACCGCGGGCTACATCTACCCCTTGTGCCTCCTGCTGGTGTTTCTGGTGCTCGCCGCGCAATACGAGAGTCTGCGGTTGCCCATCGCCATTATTCTCATTGTTCCCCTCTGCCTGCTCTTCGCCTTGGCGGGTGTCTGGCTATCCAACGGCGACAATAATGTGTTTACTCAAATCGGGCTGATCGTTTTGGTGGGCCTCGCCTGCAAGAACGCCATCCTCATCGTCGAGTTCGCCAAGCATAAACAGGATGAAGGCATGGCTCCGGTGCCGGCCGCGATCGAGGCGGCTCAACTCCGCCTGCGCCCGATTCTCATGACGAGTATCGCGTTTATCGCCGGCGTCTATCCCCTGGTGACCAGCACCGGCGCCGGTGCCGAGATGCGTCAAGCCATGGGTGTCGCCGTGTTCGCCGGGATGATCGGAGTAACCCTGTTTGGCCTCTTTCTGACTCCGGTGTTCTACACCTTCTTGATGCGACTAGGTCGAAAGGCCCACTCACAACCCGCGCCCGATCCAGCCGGTCCCTCCATCGGAAAAACCGGCCTGGCGGCAGGGGGAACCGCCGCGCTGCTGACGGGCTTTCTCGTCCTCGGCTGTGGCCTGGTCGACGCGGGGGCGGGTGTACTGACCGTGGGTCCCAATTATACGCGGCCAACCAACAATGTACCGGCCGGGTTCAGCGACGAGCCTCTGGGGGATTGGAAGGAAGGGCGCCCGGCCGACATGATACCGAGGGGCAATTGGTGGACACTGTTCCAGGACGATGAGCTGAATCGTCTCCAGGAACGTGCCCTCGCCGGCAACCAGGATCTGAAAGCAGCCATCGCGCGCGTCGAACAAGCTCGCGCCTCCAGCCGGCAATCGAAGTCGGCCTTCTTTCCCGATCTGTCGTTCGATCCCAGCTACGCTCGCACCCGCTATTCCCCCAACGCCGGCCTCGCCTTCCCGTTGGATCAGGCAGGCAACATTCGGGTGCCTTTGGACCTCAATTACGAGCTCGACCTGTGGGGACGAGTGCGTCGGGTTTTCGAAGCCTCAAAGCGGAATACCGAGGCCCGAATGGCGGCTTTCGAGACGATACGCCTCTCCCTGCACGCCGAAGTAGCAACCCTCTACTTTACGTTGCGCAGCACCGATGCCGAGCTTTCCACGGTTCAGCAAACGGTGACCCTCAGAAAAGAGGCGCTCGACATCGTCAAGTCCCGGTTCGCCGCCGGGGGGAGCACGGAACTGGAAGTGGCTAGGGCGGAAACGGAACTGGCCTCGGCCGAGAGCGATCTGGCCGTGATAACCCGGCGTCGTCACGAGCTTCGCACCTCCCTGGCCGTGCTCCTGGGCGAGCCCGCGAGCACTCTGCAAATCCCCACCCAGGGCTCCTTCCAGATCCACGTGCCAACCGTGCCGGCGGGATTGCCCTCCGATCTGCTGGAACGTCGGCCCGATATCGCCGAGGCAGAGCGGGATCTCGCCGCCCGCAACGCGCGAATCGGAGTGGCAAAAGCGGCCTTCTTTCCGACAGTGAAAGTCACGGGCTTCGGCGGATTCGAAAGCGCCGACGTCGATACGCTCTTCAACTGGCAAAGCCGCATTTGGTCGATTGGCCCCAGCATCACCCTGCCCATCTTCCAAACCGGCCGAAACCGTGCGGCGCTGCGACAGTCCCAAGCCGCCTGGTCCGAAGGTGTCGCCCTATATCGGCAGCGTGTTTTGATCGCGTTCAAGGAGGTGCAAGACGCCCTGACCGCCTCCCGCCTGCTCAAGGAGCAGGCGGACGCTCAGCACCGGGCGCTCGAGGGCGCGCGACGCGTCGCCGAGCTGTCCCGGAAGCGATACGATGCCGGATTTGTCGGCTACCTAGACGTGGTGGAAAGCGAGCGCACCCTGCTTGGATTCGAGCGCGCGACGCTCCAAACCGCGGGCCAGCGCCTCGTGGTATCGGTGCAGCTGATTAAGGCCCTGGGCGGTGGGTGGACGAATCAGTGA
- a CDS encoding leucine-rich repeat domain-containing protein, with protein sequence MVYLWKAKHIRRLLQPMTLYKSVFLCAIPVCIGIESPTFGEILGDYSFEIVAGGAVVTGYHGASEVVTIPTALAGAAVREIGESAFYNQPITSVGLPDTLWSIRSSAFSRSKLTSIEIPSGVTSIGAGAFDSCSELARAVIPGSVSAINFGAFGSCRRLKQLELGEGIEYVGAYAFVACNQLSSVTIPSTVTNIDLGGFSYCTSLTNLNLGTGLAHITGRLSMPSDREQPYRPAAFEGCSSLSSLLVPRSVTSIGPGAFVGCSNLLGLYFDGDAPTASELIGLPELARAFHRAGAGGWVETFGGVRTAVWVPLIPYPVWIEESGLLAQRPDAIGETEDPDQDGMSNAQEWLAGTNAADTASVLRLVLDSNPEWLTESDRSPLPSDTHALYFGSVPGRFYGIRSATSISSPWSLAASRVAETAQTRIVIPIDAESRFYKITVETQR encoded by the coding sequence ATGGTCTACCTGTGGAAAGCCAAGCATATCCGACGATTGCTTCAGCCTATGACACTCTATAAATCGGTGTTCCTTTGTGCTATCCCCGTCTGCATTGGGATCGAAAGTCCGACTTTTGGCGAAATACTCGGCGATTATAGCTTTGAAATTGTTGCTGGAGGAGCAGTGGTGACTGGATACCACGGCGCGTCCGAGGTGGTGACTATTCCAACTGCTTTGGCTGGCGCGGCAGTTCGAGAGATTGGCGAATCGGCCTTTTACAACCAACCCATTACTTCGGTTGGTCTTCCGGATACCCTCTGGTCGATTCGTTCCTCGGCGTTTTCGCGATCCAAATTAACGAGTATTGAGATCCCGTCGGGAGTGACCAGCATTGGCGCAGGTGCCTTCGACTCCTGTTCGGAACTGGCGCGTGCAGTAATCCCTGGGAGTGTCTCCGCCATCAATTTCGGTGCCTTCGGCTCATGCCGACGTTTGAAGCAGTTGGAGCTGGGCGAGGGAATCGAGTACGTAGGCGCCTACGCGTTTGTAGCTTGTAATCAACTAAGCTCTGTGACGATCCCTTCGACAGTGACCAATATTGACTTAGGTGGTTTTTCGTACTGCACGAGCTTAACGAACCTCAATCTCGGAACCGGGCTGGCCCACATCACCGGTCGTTTATCTATGCCATCTGACCGGGAGCAACCGTACCGGCCTGCGGCATTCGAAGGTTGCTCAAGCCTCTCTAGCCTTTTGGTTCCTCGCTCCGTCACGTCGATCGGACCAGGTGCATTCGTTGGATGCAGTAACTTGCTGGGTTTGTATTTCGATGGGGATGCTCCCACGGCGTCTGAGTTGATCGGACTGCCGGAGCTTGCAAGGGCTTTTCACCGTGCCGGAGCGGGTGGGTGGGTTGAAACCTTTGGGGGTGTACGGACCGCGGTTTGGGTGCCGCTGATTCCCTATCCTGTGTGGATCGAGGAGAGCGGTCTTCTTGCCCAGCGGCCCGATGCGATTGGCGAGACTGAGGACCCCGATCAAGATGGTATGTCGAATGCACAGGAGTGGCTCGCGGGCACTAATGCTGCCGATACGGCCTCCGTTCTACGGCTGGTGTTGGATTCAAACCCTGAATGGTTGACGGAGTCCGATCGTAGCCCCCTACCGTCCGACACTCACGCGCTTTACTTTGGTAGCGTTCCTGGGCGCTTTTACGGAATTCGTAGCGCCACCAGTATCTCCAGTCCTTGGTCGCTAGCAGCCAGCCGGGTTGCTGAAACAGCTCAAACGCGCATTGTAATACCCATCGACGCCGAATCCCGATTCTACAAGATTACGGTGGAGACCCAACGCTGA